A segment of the Staphylococcus ratti genome:
AAATAAATCAGGATGCTCGACAACTTTTACAGACGGTAACGTCATCACTTCTTTGACGAGTTCTTGATGTTTTTGATTGGTTTCTCTTGCTGTCACCGCACCATCAATAATATATACATGATCTTTGTCGTACTCACCTTTAATTAATGAACTTCTAACAGTTTGTTTAATAAGTGTCGAGCTAATAAATAACCATTTTTTATGCGCAGACACGCTTCCTGCAACAATAGATTCCGTTTTCCCTACGCGTGGCATACCACGTATACCAATCAGCTTATGCCCTTCTTCTTTGAACAATTCTGCCATAAAATCAACGAGCAATCCTAAATCATAACGCTCAAAGCGAAATATTTTTTTGTCATATTTATCTTGCTTAATGTAACGACCGTGTCTTACTGCTAATCGATCTTTAAGTTCAGGTTCACGTAATACGCGCAAAGAAATATCATCAATTTCTTGTAGCAATGTTTCAAACCGCTTTACCTTTTCCTCACTATCTGACTTAATAATGAACGCGCGTCGAGAATTATCAATACCATTAATCGTACCAATATTAATTCCCATCATCCCCAACAGACTAGAAACGTCACCGAGAAGTCCTTCACGGTTTATATTGATATCGTATTCTAAGTACCATTCCTTCTTTTCTTTCATTGTCGTCATCACAATACACCCCTATCCCTTTGTATGACATGTTAAGCCTATTATATCAAACTATCGGTACCAACCTCCATTAATCCGTTGAACCGTGCCGGTTACACTTTTAGCTTTAGGCGAAATTAAATAGCGACACGCATGAGCTACTTCTTCCGCTTCAACTAACCGTCGCTGTGGAATTGTCTCCAATACTTCTGCTAAATCGTCTGGATTTAATTCATCCGTCATTCGACTAGCAACAATTCCAGGTGCAATCGCATTAACTGTTAG
Coding sequences within it:
- a CDS encoding DUF3388 domain-containing protein, producing the protein MTTMKEKKEWYLEYDININREGLLGDVSSLLGMMGINIGTINGIDNSRRAFIIKSDSEEKVKRFETLLQEIDDISLRVLREPELKDRLAVRHGRYIKQDKYDKKIFRFERYDLGLLVDFMAELFKEEGHKLIGIRGMPRVGKTESIVAGSVSAHKKWLFISSTLIKQTVRSSLIKGEYDKDHVYIIDGAVTARETNQKHQELVKEVMTLPSVKVVEHPDLFVEASDYIMDDFDYIIELRAEENQKIEYDEMKKKTVKSKNNLNFVDEFGGFGDGFGNDFGGGFDEGFKPF